The region CGGGAACTGCCCGACAGCACCCTCTTCCTGGTAACCGACCCCCGCCGAACCCCCTCCGCCGCCGTCCGCACAGTCGCCGACGCCCTCAGCTGACAGCGCCACAACCGCTCAGCCACCCGCCACCACACCGCTCAACCCACGCACTGGTGCGAGGACACTCCACTCCTCCCTCCTGGCCCAGACAGCCGTCAGGACAGCCCGACCAGCATCGCTTCACAACTGCGCACCACCACGGCCGCCGCCCGCCGCTGTCCCTGGTCGTACGCCGGGTTCGCGGCCTGTTCGCGCCACCGGCCCACCGCGTCCAGCACCACGTGGCGCAGCTCGGCCTCGTCCGGCTGGTAGTCCATTCCCAGGCGTGCCACCACGTTCGTCCCCAGCCCGCCGACCAGGCGGGTGGCCTCCCCGTCCAGTTCGCCGGGCAGCTTCGTCCGGCCGCTCTGCAACGCCGCCAGCAGGCGCAGCTCGCGGAAGTCGTGCGCCGAAGCCAGGATCCGCTCCACCGCCGCCGCCAACCCCACCGAGCCGGGGCGGGGTTCGTTGCGCAGCACCACGTCGAGGCCCAGCAACGCCGAACGCGCCTTCAGCACGTCCTGCCGTTCGGTGAAGTAGGCCCCGATCGACTCGCGCAGCTCGCCCAGGCCGCTGCGCTGCACCAGCTGGCCCGTCAGCCGCACCTGGGTGTCGAAGCCCTGTCGGATCAGGGTCGTGGTCAGGCGCACGCCGAAGATGCCGAACCGGTCCACCAGCCCTCGTCGCACGGCCGGGTCCAGGCGCACCGGGAAGTCGTCGCCGACGAACCGGTCCGCCGACAGGAGGTGGTCGTCCAGTTCGGTGCGCGCCAACGACGCCAGCGACGTCAACGCCGTGAACTCGTCCGGGCGCAACGTCCGGGCCGCCACGGCCAGCAACCCGGCGACCGCGATCACGTTCTGGCACAACGGCTTCACCTGCGCCTCGCGCCGGTAGCGGCGGGCGATCTGCTTGGCCGACGACAGCGCGTCGATCCGACCGCCGCCGATCT is a window of Saccharothrix espanaensis DSM 44229 DNA encoding:
- a CDS encoding GTPase domain-containing protein; translated protein: MSLADEVWVLVEEALAVYRDSPRAVAWLRGHQARFTEPVRVAVAGAPRSGKSTVANALIGEEFVPTGAFTWYRDGERPRAAIGPHEVPIARRDGRAFVDAGDADRVDVQWPSRSLRDLTLIDTPAGAPVEQVYGEADAVLYLTRHVHSTDLRYLRTAHDHAVARAAPVNTVLVLARADEIGGGRIDALSSAKQIARRYRREAQVKPLCQNVIAVAGLLAVAARTLRPDEFTALTSLASLARTELDDHLLSADRFVGDDFPVRLDPAVRRGLVDRFGIFGVRLTTTLIRQGFDTQVRLTGQLVQRSGLGELRESIGAYFTERQDVLKARSALLGLDVVLRNEPRPGSVGLAAAVERILASAHDFRELRLLAALQSGRTKLPGELDGEATRLVGGLGTNVVARLGMDYQPDEAELRHVVLDAVGRWREQAANPAYDQGQRRAAAVVVRSCEAMLVGLS